In Zingiber officinale cultivar Zhangliang chromosome 3B, Zo_v1.1, whole genome shotgun sequence, a single window of DNA contains:
- the LOC121967564 gene encoding bifunctional fucokinase/fucose pyrophosphorylase-like isoform X2, whose protein sequence is MFKRHILLLHAGGDSKRVPWANPMGKVFLPLPYLTADNPDGPVPLLFDHILAISSSARQAFKDEGGIFIMTGDVLPCFDASTMILPDNSGCIITVPITLDVAANHGVVVASNEGTIGDNYSLCYVENLLQKPTLEVLKKGNAILPDGRTLLDTGIIAAKGKAWAELVKIACSSSQTMICELVNSQNEMSLYEELVSAWVPAKHEWLRSRPLGEKLISALGKQRMFSFCAFELSFLHFGTSSEVLDHLGGHNSALVARRHLCSMSETTSCDIAASAVILSSKIAPGVCIGEDCLVYNSTLSGRVLIGSQSIVVGLDITCKKKQAEVDNSFLFALPDRHCLWEIPLIGSLGKIVVYCGLHDNPKVSVENGGTFGGKPWKKVLHCLHIQENDLWSSVGNQEKCLWNAKLFPILSLSDMLNISMWLTCSTTPNCENILSLWRSSHRSSLEDLHRLIDFSLLCNQSSNHQADLATEIARACLTYGLLGRNLSQLCEEILQKGTSGKEICKEFLAICPVRQDQTHGILPQSRAYQMQVDLLRACGDDSNSCILEQKVLTAVATETASAVNYGVEGDSSGFQQIRSLPEQRMNPKSNFHPKRAHIELPVRVDFVGGWSDTPPWSLERQGCVLNMAINLEDSLPIGTVIETTKSLGVLIMDDCEKQIFIEDVLSISAPFDKDDQFRLVKAALLVTGIVHHEILSNSGLKIQTWARVPRGSGLGTSSILAAAVVKGLLHLIEGDESNENVAKTVLVLEQVMGTGGGWQDQIGGLYPGIKCTYSFPVQPLRLQVIPLVASPELVLELEQRLVVVFTGKVRLANQVLQKVVTRYLRHDNLLIESIKRLATLAKLGRETLMNGDIDELGDIMLEAWQLHQELDPFCSNKLVDRLFAFAEAYCCGYKLVGAGGGGFALLLAKDAVYAQNLKQALKEFSDPDVKVYNWKICLS, encoded by the exons ATGTTTAAAAGACACATACTATTGCTCCATGCTGGAGGGGATTCCAAAAGGGTCCCATGGGCAAATCCAATGGGAAAGGTGTTCCTCCCGCTACCATATTTGACAGCAGATAATCCTGATGGTCCTGTTCCATTACTTTTTGACCACATACTTGCAATTTCCTCTAGTGCAAGGCAAGCTTTTAAGGATGAAG GTGGGATTTTCATAATGACTGGAGATGTTCTCCCTTGTTTTGATGCCTCAACCATGATCCTTCCTGATAATTCAGGGTGCATTATAACAGTTCCTATTACCCTGGATGTTGCTGCTAACCATGGTGTTGTAGTGGCTTCGAATGAAGGAACTATTGGTGACAACTACTCCCTATGCTATGTTGAGAACCTTCTGCAGAAGCCAACCTTGGAAGTGCTCAAAAAGGGTAATGCTATATTACCCGATGGTAGGACACTGTTGGATACTGGTATAATAGCAGCAAAGGGAAAGGCATGGGCTGAGCTTGTTAAGATTGCCTGCTCTTCAAGTCAAACAATGATATGTGAGCTTGTTAATTCCCAAAATGAG ATGAGCTTATATGAAGAATTGGTATCAGCATGGGTACCTGCTAAACATGAATGGTTGAGGTCACGCCCTTTAGGAGAAAAACTTATCAGCGCTTTGGGTAAACAAAGGATGTTCAGTTTTTGCGCAT TTGAGTTGTCATTCTTACACTTTGGTACATCATCTGAAGTACTTGATCACTTAGGTGGTCATAACTCAGCATTAGTAGCTCGCAGACACTTGTGTTCTATGTCAGAAACAACTTCTTGTGATATTGCTGCATCTGCTGTTATTCTTTCCAGCAAAATTGCACCCGGAGTTTGTATTGGAGAAGACTGTTTAGTTTATAACTCAACACTTTCTGGTCGTGTACTTATTGGATCACAATCCATTGTTGTTGGGTTGGATATAACATGCAAAAAAAAACAGGCAGAAGTTGATAATTCGTTCCTGTTTGCTTTGCCTGACCGTCATTGTCTATGGGAAATTCCCTTGATTGGATCTTTGGGAAAAATTGTTGTGTATTGTGGTCTTCATGATAATCCTAAGGTTTCTGTTGAAAATGGTGGTACTTTCGGTGGAAAACCATGGAAAAAGGTCCTTCATTGTCTACACATTCAAGAAAATGACTTGTGGAGTTCTGTGGGCAACCAAGAGAAATGCTTGTGGAATGCAAAACTGTTTCCAATTTTGTCTTTATCTGATATGCTTAATATAAGCATGTGGCTTACTTGCTCAACTACTCCCAACTGTGAAAATATCCTGTCTCTATGGAGGAGTTCACATCGCAGCAGTTTGGAGGACTTACACAGATTGATAGATTTTTCACTGCTTTGCAACCAATCTAGTAACCACCAAGCAGATCTTGCAACTGAAATTGCTAGAGCTTGCCTTACTTATGGTTTGCTAGGTCGTAACTTGTCCCAACTATGCGAAGAAATTTTACAGAAGGGTACCTCTGGAAAGGAGATATGTAAGGAATTTCTTGCAATCTGTCCAGTTCGTCAGGACCAGACGCATGGTATTCTTCCTCAAAGCAGAGCATACCAGATGCAAGTTGATCTTCTTAGGGCTTGTGGGGATGACTCAAATTCTTGTATATTGGAGCAAAAGGTTTTGACTGCAGTTGCAACTGAAACTGCATCAGCAGTAAACTATGGGGTTGAAG GTGATTCTTCTGGTTTCCAACAGATTCGTTCATTGCCGGAACAAAGAATGAATCCTAAAAGTAATTTCCACCCTAAAAGAGCACACATAGAATTACCAGTTCGTGTTGACTTTGTGGGGGGCTGGAGTGATACGCCTCCTTGGAGCTTGGAGCGTCAAGGTTGCGTTCTGAATATGGCAATAAATCTGGAAGATTCCCTTCCAATTGGAACTGTAATAGAAACCACCAAAAGTCTTGGGGTTCTGATTATGGATGACTGTGAGAAACAAATTTTCATTGAAGATGTTCTCTCTATCTCAGCACCATTTGATAAAGATGATCAGTTTCGACTTGTAAAAGCCGCACTACTTGTCACTGGAATTGTTCATCATGAAATATTGTCCAACTCAGGCCTAAAAATTCAGACATGGGCCAGAGTTCCTCGTGGGAGTGGGCTTGGAACGTCTAGTATTTTGGCTGCGGCTGTTGTCAAGGGACTATTGCATCTCATAGAAGGAGATGAAAGCAATGAAAATGTTGCCAAAACTGTTTTGGTACTTGAGCAAGTAATGGGAACAGGAGGTGGTTGGCAGGACCAAATAGGAGGTTTGTATCCTGGGATTAAGTGTACCTACAGTTTTCCTGTACAACCATTGCGCTTGCAAGTTATTCCTCTTGTTGCTTCACCTGAGTTAGTATTGGAGTTGGAGCAGCGTCTAGTGGTGGTGTTTACTGGCAAA GTACGGCTTGCTAACCAAGTTCTGCAGAAGGTAGTAACTCGGTATCTCCGCCATGATAACCTTCTGATAGAAAGCATCAAGCGCCTTGCTACGTTGGCAAAGCTTGGGAGGGAAACCCTGATGAATGGTGACATTGATGAGCTGGGTGACATCATGCTGGAAGCCTGGCAACTACACCAGGAATTGGATCCATTTTGTAGTAATAAACTCGTTGATAGGCTTTTTGCTTTTGCTGAAGCCTACTGCTGCGGCTACAAGCTGGTCGGTGCAGGAGGTGGTGGCTTCGCTTTGCTGCTTGCAAAGGACGCAGTGTATGCCCAAAATCTAAAGCAGGCACTTAAGGAATTCTCTGATCCTGATGTGAAGGTGTACAATTGGAAAATTTGTCTCTCCTAG
- the LOC121967564 gene encoding bifunctional fucokinase/fucose pyrophosphorylase-like isoform X1, with protein MERGRDQIRQRRWGNNSARGTDEIASVLRKCWYRLRLSVRDPSRVPTWDAIVLTAASPEQAELYDWHLRRAKRLGRIASSTIILAVPDPDGARIGSGAATLHAIYALARHILQFEPMPPEVIEDKKENVSYVANRWSDADISSLSTVNFMFKRHILLLHAGGDSKRVPWANPMGKVFLPLPYLTADNPDGPVPLLFDHILAISSSARQAFKDEGGIFIMTGDVLPCFDASTMILPDNSGCIITVPITLDVAANHGVVVASNEGTIGDNYSLCYVENLLQKPTLEVLKKGNAILPDGRTLLDTGIIAAKGKAWAELVKIACSSSQTMICELVNSQNEMSLYEELVSAWVPAKHEWLRSRPLGEKLISALGKQRMFSFCAFELSFLHFGTSSEVLDHLGGHNSALVARRHLCSMSETTSCDIAASAVILSSKIAPGVCIGEDCLVYNSTLSGRVLIGSQSIVVGLDITCKKKQAEVDNSFLFALPDRHCLWEIPLIGSLGKIVVYCGLHDNPKVSVENGGTFGGKPWKKVLHCLHIQENDLWSSVGNQEKCLWNAKLFPILSLSDMLNISMWLTCSTTPNCENILSLWRSSHRSSLEDLHRLIDFSLLCNQSSNHQADLATEIARACLTYGLLGRNLSQLCEEILQKGTSGKEICKEFLAICPVRQDQTHGILPQSRAYQMQVDLLRACGDDSNSCILEQKVLTAVATETASAVNYGVEGDSSGFQQIRSLPEQRMNPKSNFHPKRAHIELPVRVDFVGGWSDTPPWSLERQGCVLNMAINLEDSLPIGTVIETTKSLGVLIMDDCEKQIFIEDVLSISAPFDKDDQFRLVKAALLVTGIVHHEILSNSGLKIQTWARVPRGSGLGTSSILAAAVVKGLLHLIEGDESNENVAKTVLVLEQVMGTGGGWQDQIGGLYPGIKCTYSFPVQPLRLQVIPLVASPELVLELEQRLVVVFTGKVRLANQVLQKVVTRYLRHDNLLIESIKRLATLAKLGRETLMNGDIDELGDIMLEAWQLHQELDPFCSNKLVDRLFAFAEAYCCGYKLVGAGGGGFALLLAKDAVYAQNLKQALKEFSDPDVKVYNWKICLS; from the exons ATGGAGAGAGGGCGAGATCAGATTCGGCAGCGGCGTTGGGGCAATAACAGCGCTCGTGGCACCGACGAAATCGCCTCGGTACTCCGGAAATGTTGGTACCGCCTCCGCCTGTCGGTGCGCGACCCGTCGCGCGTCCCCACGTGGGATGCCATCGTCCTCACAGCCGCCAGCCCCGAGCAGGCCGAGCTCTACGACTGGCATCTCCGCCGGGCCAAGCGTCTTGGCCGAATCGCCTCCTCCACAATCATCCTCGCAGTCCCTGACCCTGATGGCGCCCGCATCGGATCCGGCGCCGCCACTCTCCACGCTATCTACGCCCTTGCTCGCCACATCCTCCAATTTGAGCCAATGCCCCCCGAG GTTATTGAAGACAAGAAAGAGAATGTATCATATGTAGCAAATAGATGGTCAGATGCTGACATTTCATCCTTATCAACTGTCAACTTTATGTTTAAAAGACACATACTATTGCTCCATGCTGGAGGGGATTCCAAAAGGGTCCCATGGGCAAATCCAATGGGAAAGGTGTTCCTCCCGCTACCATATTTGACAGCAGATAATCCTGATGGTCCTGTTCCATTACTTTTTGACCACATACTTGCAATTTCCTCTAGTGCAAGGCAAGCTTTTAAGGATGAAG GTGGGATTTTCATAATGACTGGAGATGTTCTCCCTTGTTTTGATGCCTCAACCATGATCCTTCCTGATAATTCAGGGTGCATTATAACAGTTCCTATTACCCTGGATGTTGCTGCTAACCATGGTGTTGTAGTGGCTTCGAATGAAGGAACTATTGGTGACAACTACTCCCTATGCTATGTTGAGAACCTTCTGCAGAAGCCAACCTTGGAAGTGCTCAAAAAGGGTAATGCTATATTACCCGATGGTAGGACACTGTTGGATACTGGTATAATAGCAGCAAAGGGAAAGGCATGGGCTGAGCTTGTTAAGATTGCCTGCTCTTCAAGTCAAACAATGATATGTGAGCTTGTTAATTCCCAAAATGAG ATGAGCTTATATGAAGAATTGGTATCAGCATGGGTACCTGCTAAACATGAATGGTTGAGGTCACGCCCTTTAGGAGAAAAACTTATCAGCGCTTTGGGTAAACAAAGGATGTTCAGTTTTTGCGCAT TTGAGTTGTCATTCTTACACTTTGGTACATCATCTGAAGTACTTGATCACTTAGGTGGTCATAACTCAGCATTAGTAGCTCGCAGACACTTGTGTTCTATGTCAGAAACAACTTCTTGTGATATTGCTGCATCTGCTGTTATTCTTTCCAGCAAAATTGCACCCGGAGTTTGTATTGGAGAAGACTGTTTAGTTTATAACTCAACACTTTCTGGTCGTGTACTTATTGGATCACAATCCATTGTTGTTGGGTTGGATATAACATGCAAAAAAAAACAGGCAGAAGTTGATAATTCGTTCCTGTTTGCTTTGCCTGACCGTCATTGTCTATGGGAAATTCCCTTGATTGGATCTTTGGGAAAAATTGTTGTGTATTGTGGTCTTCATGATAATCCTAAGGTTTCTGTTGAAAATGGTGGTACTTTCGGTGGAAAACCATGGAAAAAGGTCCTTCATTGTCTACACATTCAAGAAAATGACTTGTGGAGTTCTGTGGGCAACCAAGAGAAATGCTTGTGGAATGCAAAACTGTTTCCAATTTTGTCTTTATCTGATATGCTTAATATAAGCATGTGGCTTACTTGCTCAACTACTCCCAACTGTGAAAATATCCTGTCTCTATGGAGGAGTTCACATCGCAGCAGTTTGGAGGACTTACACAGATTGATAGATTTTTCACTGCTTTGCAACCAATCTAGTAACCACCAAGCAGATCTTGCAACTGAAATTGCTAGAGCTTGCCTTACTTATGGTTTGCTAGGTCGTAACTTGTCCCAACTATGCGAAGAAATTTTACAGAAGGGTACCTCTGGAAAGGAGATATGTAAGGAATTTCTTGCAATCTGTCCAGTTCGTCAGGACCAGACGCATGGTATTCTTCCTCAAAGCAGAGCATACCAGATGCAAGTTGATCTTCTTAGGGCTTGTGGGGATGACTCAAATTCTTGTATATTGGAGCAAAAGGTTTTGACTGCAGTTGCAACTGAAACTGCATCAGCAGTAAACTATGGGGTTGAAG GTGATTCTTCTGGTTTCCAACAGATTCGTTCATTGCCGGAACAAAGAATGAATCCTAAAAGTAATTTCCACCCTAAAAGAGCACACATAGAATTACCAGTTCGTGTTGACTTTGTGGGGGGCTGGAGTGATACGCCTCCTTGGAGCTTGGAGCGTCAAGGTTGCGTTCTGAATATGGCAATAAATCTGGAAGATTCCCTTCCAATTGGAACTGTAATAGAAACCACCAAAAGTCTTGGGGTTCTGATTATGGATGACTGTGAGAAACAAATTTTCATTGAAGATGTTCTCTCTATCTCAGCACCATTTGATAAAGATGATCAGTTTCGACTTGTAAAAGCCGCACTACTTGTCACTGGAATTGTTCATCATGAAATATTGTCCAACTCAGGCCTAAAAATTCAGACATGGGCCAGAGTTCCTCGTGGGAGTGGGCTTGGAACGTCTAGTATTTTGGCTGCGGCTGTTGTCAAGGGACTATTGCATCTCATAGAAGGAGATGAAAGCAATGAAAATGTTGCCAAAACTGTTTTGGTACTTGAGCAAGTAATGGGAACAGGAGGTGGTTGGCAGGACCAAATAGGAGGTTTGTATCCTGGGATTAAGTGTACCTACAGTTTTCCTGTACAACCATTGCGCTTGCAAGTTATTCCTCTTGTTGCTTCACCTGAGTTAGTATTGGAGTTGGAGCAGCGTCTAGTGGTGGTGTTTACTGGCAAA GTACGGCTTGCTAACCAAGTTCTGCAGAAGGTAGTAACTCGGTATCTCCGCCATGATAACCTTCTGATAGAAAGCATCAAGCGCCTTGCTACGTTGGCAAAGCTTGGGAGGGAAACCCTGATGAATGGTGACATTGATGAGCTGGGTGACATCATGCTGGAAGCCTGGCAACTACACCAGGAATTGGATCCATTTTGTAGTAATAAACTCGTTGATAGGCTTTTTGCTTTTGCTGAAGCCTACTGCTGCGGCTACAAGCTGGTCGGTGCAGGAGGTGGTGGCTTCGCTTTGCTGCTTGCAAAGGACGCAGTGTATGCCCAAAATCTAAAGCAGGCACTTAAGGAATTCTCTGATCCTGATGTGAAGGTGTACAATTGGAAAATTTGTCTCTCCTAG
- the LOC121967564 gene encoding bifunctional fucokinase/fucose pyrophosphorylase-like isoform X3 yields MVLFHYFLTTYLQFPLVQGGIFIMTGDVLPCFDASTMILPDNSGCIITVPITLDVAANHGVVVASNEGTIGDNYSLCYVENLLQKPTLEVLKKGNAILPDGRTLLDTGIIAAKGKAWAELVKIACSSSQTMICELVNSQNEMSLYEELVSAWVPAKHEWLRSRPLGEKLISALGKQRMFSFCAFELSFLHFGTSSEVLDHLGGHNSALVARRHLCSMSETTSCDIAASAVILSSKIAPGVCIGEDCLVYNSTLSGRVLIGSQSIVVGLDITCKKKQAEVDNSFLFALPDRHCLWEIPLIGSLGKIVVYCGLHDNPKVSVENGGTFGGKPWKKVLHCLHIQENDLWSSVGNQEKCLWNAKLFPILSLSDMLNISMWLTCSTTPNCENILSLWRSSHRSSLEDLHRLIDFSLLCNQSSNHQADLATEIARACLTYGLLGRNLSQLCEEILQKGTSGKEICKEFLAICPVRQDQTHGILPQSRAYQMQVDLLRACGDDSNSCILEQKVLTAVATETASAVNYGVEGDSSGFQQIRSLPEQRMNPKSNFHPKRAHIELPVRVDFVGGWSDTPPWSLERQGCVLNMAINLEDSLPIGTVIETTKSLGVLIMDDCEKQIFIEDVLSISAPFDKDDQFRLVKAALLVTGIVHHEILSNSGLKIQTWARVPRGSGLGTSSILAAAVVKGLLHLIEGDESNENVAKTVLVLEQVMGTGGGWQDQIGGLYPGIKCTYSFPVQPLRLQVIPLVASPELVLELEQRLVVVFTGKVRLANQVLQKVVTRYLRHDNLLIESIKRLATLAKLGRETLMNGDIDELGDIMLEAWQLHQELDPFCSNKLVDRLFAFAEAYCCGYKLVGAGGGGFALLLAKDAVYAQNLKQALKEFSDPDVKVYNWKICLS; encoded by the exons ATGGTCCTGTTCCATTACTTTTTGACCACATACTTGCAATTTCCTCTAGTGCAAG GTGGGATTTTCATAATGACTGGAGATGTTCTCCCTTGTTTTGATGCCTCAACCATGATCCTTCCTGATAATTCAGGGTGCATTATAACAGTTCCTATTACCCTGGATGTTGCTGCTAACCATGGTGTTGTAGTGGCTTCGAATGAAGGAACTATTGGTGACAACTACTCCCTATGCTATGTTGAGAACCTTCTGCAGAAGCCAACCTTGGAAGTGCTCAAAAAGGGTAATGCTATATTACCCGATGGTAGGACACTGTTGGATACTGGTATAATAGCAGCAAAGGGAAAGGCATGGGCTGAGCTTGTTAAGATTGCCTGCTCTTCAAGTCAAACAATGATATGTGAGCTTGTTAATTCCCAAAATGAG ATGAGCTTATATGAAGAATTGGTATCAGCATGGGTACCTGCTAAACATGAATGGTTGAGGTCACGCCCTTTAGGAGAAAAACTTATCAGCGCTTTGGGTAAACAAAGGATGTTCAGTTTTTGCGCAT TTGAGTTGTCATTCTTACACTTTGGTACATCATCTGAAGTACTTGATCACTTAGGTGGTCATAACTCAGCATTAGTAGCTCGCAGACACTTGTGTTCTATGTCAGAAACAACTTCTTGTGATATTGCTGCATCTGCTGTTATTCTTTCCAGCAAAATTGCACCCGGAGTTTGTATTGGAGAAGACTGTTTAGTTTATAACTCAACACTTTCTGGTCGTGTACTTATTGGATCACAATCCATTGTTGTTGGGTTGGATATAACATGCAAAAAAAAACAGGCAGAAGTTGATAATTCGTTCCTGTTTGCTTTGCCTGACCGTCATTGTCTATGGGAAATTCCCTTGATTGGATCTTTGGGAAAAATTGTTGTGTATTGTGGTCTTCATGATAATCCTAAGGTTTCTGTTGAAAATGGTGGTACTTTCGGTGGAAAACCATGGAAAAAGGTCCTTCATTGTCTACACATTCAAGAAAATGACTTGTGGAGTTCTGTGGGCAACCAAGAGAAATGCTTGTGGAATGCAAAACTGTTTCCAATTTTGTCTTTATCTGATATGCTTAATATAAGCATGTGGCTTACTTGCTCAACTACTCCCAACTGTGAAAATATCCTGTCTCTATGGAGGAGTTCACATCGCAGCAGTTTGGAGGACTTACACAGATTGATAGATTTTTCACTGCTTTGCAACCAATCTAGTAACCACCAAGCAGATCTTGCAACTGAAATTGCTAGAGCTTGCCTTACTTATGGTTTGCTAGGTCGTAACTTGTCCCAACTATGCGAAGAAATTTTACAGAAGGGTACCTCTGGAAAGGAGATATGTAAGGAATTTCTTGCAATCTGTCCAGTTCGTCAGGACCAGACGCATGGTATTCTTCCTCAAAGCAGAGCATACCAGATGCAAGTTGATCTTCTTAGGGCTTGTGGGGATGACTCAAATTCTTGTATATTGGAGCAAAAGGTTTTGACTGCAGTTGCAACTGAAACTGCATCAGCAGTAAACTATGGGGTTGAAG GTGATTCTTCTGGTTTCCAACAGATTCGTTCATTGCCGGAACAAAGAATGAATCCTAAAAGTAATTTCCACCCTAAAAGAGCACACATAGAATTACCAGTTCGTGTTGACTTTGTGGGGGGCTGGAGTGATACGCCTCCTTGGAGCTTGGAGCGTCAAGGTTGCGTTCTGAATATGGCAATAAATCTGGAAGATTCCCTTCCAATTGGAACTGTAATAGAAACCACCAAAAGTCTTGGGGTTCTGATTATGGATGACTGTGAGAAACAAATTTTCATTGAAGATGTTCTCTCTATCTCAGCACCATTTGATAAAGATGATCAGTTTCGACTTGTAAAAGCCGCACTACTTGTCACTGGAATTGTTCATCATGAAATATTGTCCAACTCAGGCCTAAAAATTCAGACATGGGCCAGAGTTCCTCGTGGGAGTGGGCTTGGAACGTCTAGTATTTTGGCTGCGGCTGTTGTCAAGGGACTATTGCATCTCATAGAAGGAGATGAAAGCAATGAAAATGTTGCCAAAACTGTTTTGGTACTTGAGCAAGTAATGGGAACAGGAGGTGGTTGGCAGGACCAAATAGGAGGTTTGTATCCTGGGATTAAGTGTACCTACAGTTTTCCTGTACAACCATTGCGCTTGCAAGTTATTCCTCTTGTTGCTTCACCTGAGTTAGTATTGGAGTTGGAGCAGCGTCTAGTGGTGGTGTTTACTGGCAAA GTACGGCTTGCTAACCAAGTTCTGCAGAAGGTAGTAACTCGGTATCTCCGCCATGATAACCTTCTGATAGAAAGCATCAAGCGCCTTGCTACGTTGGCAAAGCTTGGGAGGGAAACCCTGATGAATGGTGACATTGATGAGCTGGGTGACATCATGCTGGAAGCCTGGCAACTACACCAGGAATTGGATCCATTTTGTAGTAATAAACTCGTTGATAGGCTTTTTGCTTTTGCTGAAGCCTACTGCTGCGGCTACAAGCTGGTCGGTGCAGGAGGTGGTGGCTTCGCTTTGCTGCTTGCAAAGGACGCAGTGTATGCCCAAAATCTAAAGCAGGCACTTAAGGAATTCTCTGATCCTGATGTGAAGGTGTACAATTGGAAAATTTGTCTCTCCTAG